The Tessaracoccus flavus genome includes the window CCTCGTGAGTCGACCTCACGTGGACTTGGCGCGCGTCGCGTCGGCCATGTGTCTGGGCAACTGAAGCCCGACAACCTCCTCCAGAGACAGCCCGGGCCCAAAGAGCCCGGCGTGAAGTCCAGGTTCCAG containing:
- a CDS encoding putative leader peptide, which codes for MQSFRNPRLVSRPHVDLARVASAMCLGN